The following coding sequences are from one Streptomyces sp. NBC_00536 window:
- a CDS encoding exodeoxyribonuclease III, producing MITVTSVNVNGIRAAAKKGFGAWLAGSGADVVCLQEVRAEEGQIPDEVREPEGWHTVFAPAAAKGRAGVALYTRRAPERVQVGFGSEEFDAAGRYLEIDLPGVTVASLYLPSGEAGTEKQDEKYRFMAEFHAYLVALKARAAADGREVLVCGDWNICHREADLKNWKTNRKNAGFLPEEREWLGQVYDQAGYVDVVRALQPEGEGPYSWWSYRGRAFDNDAGWRIDLHVATPGLAERAVKAFVERAETHPERWSDHAPVTVVYGA from the coding sequence TTGATCACTGTGACGTCCGTGAATGTGAACGGGATCCGCGCCGCCGCCAAGAAGGGGTTCGGGGCGTGGCTCGCCGGGTCCGGCGCCGATGTGGTCTGCCTCCAGGAGGTCAGGGCCGAGGAGGGGCAGATTCCGGACGAGGTCCGGGAGCCCGAGGGGTGGCACACCGTCTTCGCGCCGGCCGCCGCCAAGGGGCGGGCCGGGGTCGCGCTGTACACGCGGCGTGCGCCCGAGCGCGTACAGGTCGGTTTCGGGAGCGAGGAGTTCGACGCGGCCGGGCGGTACCTGGAGATCGACCTTCCCGGGGTGACCGTCGCCAGCCTCTACCTGCCCTCGGGCGAGGCCGGTACCGAGAAGCAGGACGAGAAGTACCGCTTCATGGCGGAGTTCCACGCCTACCTCGTCGCGCTCAAGGCGCGCGCCGCCGCCGACGGGCGCGAGGTGCTGGTCTGCGGGGACTGGAACATCTGCCACCGCGAGGCCGATCTGAAGAACTGGAAGACCAACCGGAAGAACGCCGGTTTCTTGCCCGAGGAGCGGGAGTGGCTCGGGCAGGTCTATGACCAGGCCGGATATGTGGACGTGGTGCGGGCGCTGCAGCCCGAGGGCGAGGGGCCGTACTCCTGGTGGTCCTACCGCGGGCGGGCCTTCGACAACGACGCGGGCTGGCGGATCGACCTGCACGTGGCCACGCCGGGGCTGGCGGAGCGGGCGGTGAAGGCGTTCGTCGAGCGCGCCGAGACCCACCCCGAGCGCTGGTCCGACCACGCCCCGGTCACCGTGGTCTACGGAGCCTGA
- a CDS encoding GNAT family N-acetyltransferase: MPHGIQLRAVPYDHPDAVKLNDQVQLEYQARYDGDGDATPLDPAMFAPPNGHYLLAYDAQGAPVASGGWRAQDANDEGYADGDAELKRMYVIPEARGLGLARRILAELEADARRAGRVRMVLETGDQQPEAIALYFSEGYTLAPTKFGLYRDHDSSRCMTKPLTDSSPAGV; the protein is encoded by the coding sequence ATGCCTCACGGGATCCAGCTCCGCGCCGTGCCGTACGACCACCCGGACGCGGTCAAACTCAACGACCAGGTCCAGCTCGAATACCAGGCGCGGTACGACGGCGACGGCGACGCCACGCCGCTCGACCCGGCCATGTTCGCCCCGCCGAACGGTCACTACCTGCTCGCCTACGACGCCCAGGGCGCCCCCGTCGCGAGCGGCGGCTGGCGCGCCCAGGACGCGAACGACGAGGGCTACGCGGACGGCGACGCCGAGCTGAAGCGCATGTACGTCATACCCGAGGCCCGAGGCCTCGGCCTGGCCCGGCGCATCCTGGCCGAACTGGAAGCGGACGCCCGCCGCGCGGGCCGCGTCCGCATGGTCCTGGAAACGGGCGACCAGCAGCCGGAGGCCATCGCCCTCTACTTCTCCGAGGGCTACACCCTGGCCCCGACGAAATTCGGCCTCTACCGCGACCACGACTCCAGCCGCTGCATGACCAAACCCCTCACCGACTCCAGCCCCGCCGGCGTTTGA
- a CDS encoding S41 family peptidase, with amino-acid sequence MSHDVAYLRFPHLHDDMLCFATEDDLWVAPLVPPGEPVGRAWRITVDRTRVGHPRFSPDGRHIAYTTWRSLDPEIHLAPVEGGPGRRLTHWGSTDTRVCGWTPPDKDGRSDILAVSSHGQPFSYFSWAYSLPTDGSPGGRLPWGPVSDIAVHEADGGERRTLLLTGKPPHEPAAWKRYRGGATGRLWLHGERLLEGIEGHLDSPMFVDGRIAFLSDHEGIGNLYSCLPDGTGLRRHTDHAEFYARHASSDGTRVVYQCAGDLWLVDSLAPGSVPRKLEVRLGGPRAGRRTYQVPAASHVDSLSVDATGRASAVVVRGSLYWLTHRDGPARTIADTPGVRVRMPEMLGSGGQVAYVTDAEGEDAVEIAYLPRASGEREPRRLASGALGRVLEMVSDPDGERLAIASNDGRVLLITVSEEAAAAAGTEEPNGSDGSNGSNGEVTELIQSVNGPVTDLAFSPDGCWLTWSHPGIGRSLRQIKMARISGPGGRTIVDVTNGRFEDENPVFTRDGRYLAFLSWRGFDPVYDVHTGDLSFPLGCRPYLVPLSSATPSPFALSPDGRPAAGGLDPVEGDADAGDGAVTVEVEGLESRVTPFPVTASKYSALYPVSGGGLVWLRWPISGALGETFANPADTSGKPTLEYFDITKARKTELASGLDWFAVSGDGTRLVVNDDGDLRAVPATESGDSDSTVYLDLRRIHHEVDPAAEWRQAFEEAGRIIRAYFWEPKMCGIDWDGILRQYRSLVERVASPDEFADLMREVLGELGTSHAYVSPARRNEGPPHYQRAIGLLGANLVPRDGAWVVTRILPGDSSDSKARSPLAGTGIRDGAVLTHVDGRPVDPVTGPYPLLSAAGGTTVELTFQPAEGEGRSRRVAIVPLIDERPLRYQDWVAKRRTVVRELSGGRCGYLHIPDMGGSGWAQFNRDLRLEVSRPALIVDVRGNAGGHISELVVEKLTRSILGWDLTRNAQPVSYASNAPRGPIVALADEATSSDGDMITAAFKLLGLGPVVGQRTWGGVVGMTGRHTLGDGTVITVPMNAAWFPEYGWSVENHGVEPDLAMLRTPLDWAEGRYAELDDAVHLALELLEQDPAAVPPGYADVPDRRRPKLPPRSGD; translated from the coding sequence GTGAGTCACGACGTCGCGTACCTCCGGTTCCCGCACCTGCACGACGACATGCTGTGTTTCGCCACTGAGGACGATCTTTGGGTGGCGCCCTTGGTTCCTCCTGGAGAACCGGTCGGCCGGGCCTGGCGGATCACTGTCGACCGGACCCGGGTCGGCCATCCGCGCTTCTCCCCGGACGGCCGCCACATCGCCTACACCACCTGGCGCAGCCTCGACCCCGAGATCCACCTCGCCCCCGTCGAGGGCGGCCCCGGGCGCCGCCTGACCCACTGGGGTTCCACCGACACCCGGGTCTGCGGCTGGACCCCGCCCGACAAGGACGGCCGCAGCGACATCCTGGCCGTCTCCTCGCACGGCCAGCCCTTCTCCTACTTCTCCTGGGCCTACAGCCTGCCCACCGACGGCAGCCCCGGCGGCCGGCTGCCCTGGGGCCCGGTCTCCGACATCGCCGTCCACGAGGCGGACGGCGGCGAGCGCCGGACCCTGCTGCTGACCGGCAAACCGCCGCACGAGCCCGCCGCCTGGAAGCGCTACCGCGGCGGCGCCACCGGACGGCTCTGGCTGCACGGCGAGCGGCTGCTGGAGGGCATCGAGGGCCACCTCGACTCCCCGATGTTCGTGGACGGCCGGATCGCCTTCCTCTCCGACCACGAGGGCATCGGCAACCTGTACTCCTGCCTGCCCGACGGCACCGGACTGCGCCGGCACACCGACCACGCGGAGTTCTACGCGCGCCACGCCTCCAGCGACGGGACCCGCGTGGTCTACCAGTGCGCGGGCGACCTGTGGCTCGTCGACTCCCTCGCGCCCGGATCCGTACCGCGCAAGCTGGAGGTGCGCCTCGGCGGGCCGCGCGCGGGGCGGCGTACGTACCAGGTCCCGGCCGCCAGCCACGTGGACTCCCTCTCCGTGGACGCCACCGGGCGGGCCAGCGCCGTCGTGGTGCGCGGCAGCCTGTACTGGCTCACCCACCGGGACGGGCCCGCGCGGACCATCGCCGACACCCCGGGCGTGCGGGTGCGGATGCCGGAGATGCTGGGCAGCGGCGGCCAGGTCGCCTACGTCACGGACGCCGAGGGCGAGGACGCGGTCGAGATCGCCTACCTGCCCCGGGCCAGCGGGGAGCGGGAGCCGCGGCGGCTCGCCTCGGGCGCGCTGGGGCGCGTACTGGAGATGGTCTCGGACCCGGACGGGGAGCGGCTCGCGATCGCCTCGAACGACGGCCGGGTCCTGCTCATCACGGTGTCCGAAGAAGCGGCTGCCGCCGCGGGCACGGAGGAGCCGAACGGGTCGGACGGGTCGAACGGGTCGAACGGGGAGGTCACCGAGCTGATCCAGTCGGTCAACGGGCCGGTCACCGACCTGGCCTTCTCCCCCGACGGGTGCTGGCTGACCTGGTCGCACCCGGGGATCGGGCGCTCGCTGCGGCAGATCAAGATGGCCCGGATCTCCGGGCCCGGCGGGCGGACCATCGTCGACGTCACCAACGGCCGCTTCGAGGACGAGAACCCGGTCTTCACCCGGGACGGGCGCTACCTCGCGTTCCTGTCGTGGCGCGGTTTCGACCCGGTCTACGACGTGCACACCGGGGACCTGTCCTTCCCGCTGGGCTGCCGCCCCTACCTGGTGCCGCTGTCCTCGGCGACCCCCTCGCCCTTCGCGCTGTCGCCGGACGGACGCCCCGCGGCGGGCGGACTCGACCCGGTGGAGGGGGACGCCGATGCGGGTGACGGGGCCGTGACGGTGGAGGTGGAAGGCTTGGAGAGCCGGGTCACGCCCTTCCCGGTGACCGCCTCCAAGTACTCCGCCCTGTACCCGGTGAGCGGTGGCGGGCTGGTGTGGCTGCGCTGGCCCATCTCCGGCGCGCTCGGCGAGACCTTCGCCAATCCCGCCGACACCAGCGGGAAGCCGACGCTGGAGTACTTCGACATCACCAAGGCGCGCAAGACCGAACTGGCCTCCGGGCTGGACTGGTTCGCAGTCAGCGGCGACGGGACCCGCCTCGTCGTCAATGACGACGGGGACCTGCGCGCCGTACCGGCGACCGAATCGGGCGACAGCGACTCGACGGTCTACCTCGACCTGCGCCGGATCCACCACGAGGTGGACCCGGCGGCCGAGTGGCGCCAGGCCTTCGAGGAGGCCGGGCGGATCATCCGCGCCTACTTCTGGGAACCGAAGATGTGCGGGATCGACTGGGACGGCATCCTGCGCCAGTACCGCTCCCTGGTCGAACGGGTCGCGTCCCCCGACGAGTTCGCCGACCTGATGCGCGAGGTCCTCGGCGAACTGGGCACCTCCCACGCCTACGTCTCCCCCGCGCGCCGCAACGAGGGCCCCCCGCACTACCAGCGCGCGATCGGGCTGCTGGGCGCCAACCTCGTGCCCCGGGACGGCGCCTGGGTGGTCACCCGGATCCTGCCCGGCGACTCCTCCGACTCCAAGGCCCGCTCCCCCCTGGCGGGCACCGGGATCCGCGACGGCGCGGTGCTCACCCATGTCGACGGGCGGCCGGTGGACCCGGTGACCGGCCCCTACCCCCTGCTGTCGGCGGCGGGCGGCACCACCGTGGAGCTGACCTTCCAGCCCGCCGAGGGCGAGGGCCGCTCCCGCCGGGTCGCGATCGTCCCCCTCATCGACGAGCGGCCGCTGCGCTACCAGGACTGGGTGGCCAAGCGGCGCACGGTCGTCCGCGAGCTGAGCGGCGGCCGGTGCGGGTACCTGCACATCCCCGACATGGGCGGCTCCGGATGGGCCCAGTTCAACCGGGACCTGCGCCTGGAGGTGTCACGGCCCGCCCTGATCGTGGACGTCCGCGGCAATGCGGGCGGGCACATCAGCGAACTGGTGGTGGAGAAGCTGACCCGATCCATCCTGGGCTGGGACCTGACCCGCAACGCCCAGCCCGTCTCGTACGCCTCGAACGCGCCGCGCGGCCCAATCGTGGCCCTGGCCGACGAAGCCACCTCCTCCGACGGGGACATGATCACCGCGGCCTTCAAGCTCCTGGGGCTGGGACCGGTGGTCGGCCAGCGCACCTGGGGCGGGGTGGTCGGCATGACCGGCCGTCACACCCTCGGCGACGGCACGGTGATCACGGTCCCGATGAACGCCGCCTGGTTCCCCGAGTACGGCTGGTCCGTGGAGAACCACGGCGTCGAGCCGGACCTGGCGATGCTGCGCACCCCGCTCGACTGGGCGGAGGGGCGGTACGCGGAGCTCGACGACGCGGTGCACCTGGCGCTGGAGCTGCTGGAACAGGACCCGGCGGCCGTACCGCCCGGCTACGCGGACGTACCGGACCGGCGCCGCCCGAAGCTGCCGCCCCGGTCCGGAGATTGA
- a CDS encoding alpha/beta fold hydrolase, whose product MSARRTPHVTTGAYAPPPARRTLEAVSADGSRLHVEVHGAEDAPAVVLAHGWTCSTAFWAAQIRDLAVTHRVIAYDQRGHGRSPAARSYTADALADDLIAVLAATLAPGERAVVAGHSMGGMTVMAAAGRPGFDERVAAALLCSTGSSRLVAEARVVPLRAGRARTRMTGAVLGSRAPLGPVTPVARAMLKYATMGPGSAPDRVEACARIVHGCPTAVRHGWSQVLAGLDLDDRLARLTVPTAVIGGTADRLTPVGHARALAAALPHCVGLTELTGMGHMTPIEAPEAVTRVIRELAAIAATPTTTPTKEKTP is encoded by the coding sequence GTGAGCGCCCGGCGCACGCCCCACGTCACCACCGGTGCCTACGCGCCCCCTCCCGCGCGCCGCACCCTGGAGGCCGTCTCCGCCGACGGCTCCCGGCTCCACGTGGAGGTGCACGGGGCCGAGGACGCCCCGGCCGTGGTCCTGGCCCACGGCTGGACCTGTTCCACCGCGTTCTGGGCCGCGCAGATCCGTGACCTGGCCGTCACCCACCGGGTGATCGCCTACGACCAGCGTGGCCACGGCCGCAGCCCGGCCGCCCGCAGCTACACCGCCGACGCCCTCGCCGACGATCTGATCGCGGTCCTCGCGGCCACCCTGGCCCCCGGGGAGCGCGCGGTGGTCGCCGGGCACTCCATGGGCGGGATGACGGTCATGGCCGCCGCCGGGCGGCCCGGCTTCGACGAGCGGGTCGCCGCCGCGCTGCTGTGCAGCACGGGCAGCTCCCGGCTGGTCGCGGAGGCACGGGTGGTGCCCCTGCGCGCCGGGCGCGCACGGACCCGGATGACCGGCGCGGTCCTCGGCTCGCGCGCCCCCCTGGGGCCGGTCACGCCGGTGGCCAGGGCGATGCTGAAGTACGCCACGATGGGCCCCGGTTCGGCTCCCGACCGGGTCGAGGCCTGCGCCCGTATCGTGCACGGCTGCCCGACCGCGGTACGGCACGGGTGGTCGCAGGTGCTCGCCGGGCTGGACCTGGACGACCGGCTCGCCCGGCTCACCGTGCCCACCGCCGTCATCGGCGGCACCGCGGACCGGCTCACCCCGGTCGGGCACGCCCGCGCCCTCGCCGCCGCGCTGCCGCACTGCGTCGGGCTCACCGAGCTGACCGGCATGGGGCACATGACCCCAATCGAGGCCCCCGAGGCCGTCACCCGGGTCATCCGCGAACTGGCCGCGATCGCGGCCACCCCGACCACGACCCCCACGAAGGAGAAGACGCCGTGA
- a CDS encoding SDR family oxidoreductase, with the protein MSERRSLEGQVAVVTGAARGVGELLARKLSARGARVALVGLEPEALKEVSERLHTDSDHWYADVTDHEAMARVAQEVKQRFGKVDIVVANAGVAAGGPFADSDPDAWRRVIEVNLIGGAVTARAFLPVLRESRGYFLQIASLAAITPAPMMTAYCASKSGVEAFAHCLRAEVGYQGVKVGVGYLSWTDTDMVRGADENEVMRELRQRLPWPSNRTYPLGPAVDRIVAGIERRSAHVYAQWWLRGMQGVRGYLPGMIAAVGQREMKRFEPRLAGVSKGLVGAGGAADEQERSRRA; encoded by the coding sequence GTGAGCGAGCGCAGGAGTCTGGAAGGCCAGGTCGCCGTCGTCACCGGCGCCGCCCGCGGCGTCGGCGAGCTGCTCGCCCGCAAGCTGTCCGCGCGCGGGGCCAGGGTCGCCCTGGTGGGCCTGGAGCCGGAGGCCCTCAAGGAGGTCTCCGAGCGGCTGCACACCGACAGCGACCACTGGTACGCCGACGTCACCGACCACGAGGCGATGGCCCGGGTGGCCCAGGAGGTCAAGCAGCGCTTCGGCAAGGTGGACATCGTCGTCGCCAACGCCGGGGTCGCGGCGGGCGGTCCGTTCGCCGACTCCGACCCGGACGCCTGGCGCCGGGTGATCGAGGTCAACCTGATCGGAGGGGCGGTCACCGCCCGCGCGTTCCTGCCGGTGCTGAGGGAGAGCCGGGGGTACTTCCTCCAGATCGCCTCGCTCGCCGCGATCACCCCGGCGCCGATGATGACGGCGTACTGCGCCTCCAAGTCCGGGGTGGAGGCCTTCGCGCACTGTCTGCGCGCCGAGGTCGGTTACCAGGGCGTCAAGGTGGGCGTCGGCTACCTGTCCTGGACCGACACCGACATGGTGCGCGGGGCCGACGAGAACGAGGTCATGCGGGAACTGCGCCAGCGGCTGCCGTGGCCGTCGAACCGTACGTACCCGCTCGGGCCCGCCGTGGACCGGATCGTCGCCGGGATCGAGCGGCGCTCGGCGCACGTGTACGCGCAGTGGTGGCTGCGCGGGATGCAGGGCGTGCGCGGCTACCTGCCGGGGATGATCGCGGCGGTCGGGCAGCGCGAGATGAAGCGGTTCGAGCCGCGGCTGGCCGGTGTGTCCAAGGGGCTCGTGGGCGCGGGCGGGGCGGCGGACGAGCAGGAGCGGTCCCGGCGGGCGTGA
- a CDS encoding CoA transferase gives MAISAGSGSDSGSGSGGGDAATAAAWAAVGGADGVTERVGYRGAGVLGGGRLPVRELARATVGVCSLAAAELAAVRAGGCVADVGPVVVDEGAVSTAFVSERHLLVEGRAPVVFAPLSGFWRTADGWVRTHANYPHHREALVRGLGLAADTPEALREALAGRGAVEVEEAVYAAGGLAVAVARAYGDPLPLVEKWDGAARGRRLGPGALPASGVRVLDLTRVIAGPVATRTLGLLGADVLRIDSPRLAEGDDAYADTGFGKRSALLDLGAAADREAFERLLAEADVVVTGYRPGALERYGLSAEELLERRPGLVVAQLCAWGWSGNGPWAGRRGFDSLVQAGYGIAAREAGPDGTPGVLPAQALDHGTGYLMAAGVLRALADGGGRALRYSLAGTGSWLVRGVAAGAAPLAGGRGAVAYDAGVWLREVASGYGVLRHAVSPVGGGPGGGWLRGPSRFGTDAAEWAG, from the coding sequence ATGGCGATCAGTGCGGGCAGTGGCAGTGACAGCGGCAGTGGTAGCGGCGGTGGGGATGCGGCAACGGCGGCGGCCTGGGCGGCGGTTGGGGGCGCCGACGGGGTCACGGAGCGGGTGGGCTACCGCGGGGCCGGGGTGCTGGGGGGCGGGCGGCTGCCGGTGCGGGAGCTGGCGCGGGCCACCGTGGGGGTGTGTTCGCTGGCCGCCGCGGAGCTGGCCGCCGTACGGGCCGGGGGCTGCGTGGCGGACGTAGGGCCGGTCGTCGTGGACGAAGGGGCGGTGTCCACCGCGTTCGTGAGCGAGCGGCACCTGCTGGTCGAGGGGCGGGCCCCGGTCGTCTTCGCGCCGCTGTCCGGGTTCTGGCGGACGGCGGACGGGTGGGTGCGGACGCACGCGAACTATCCGCACCACCGGGAGGCGCTGGTGCGCGGGCTCGGGCTGGCCGCGGACACGCCCGAGGCGCTGCGGGAGGCCCTCGCCGGGCGGGGCGCGGTCGAGGTGGAGGAAGCGGTGTACGCGGCGGGCGGGCTGGCCGTCGCGGTGGCGCGCGCGTACGGGGATCCGTTGCCGCTGGTGGAGAAGTGGGACGGGGCCGCGCGCGGGCGGCGGCTCGGGCCGGGGGCGCTGCCCGCCTCGGGGGTACGGGTGCTCGACCTGACCCGGGTCATCGCCGGTCCCGTGGCCACGCGGACGCTGGGCCTGCTCGGGGCGGACGTCCTGCGGATCGACTCGCCACGGCTCGCGGAGGGCGACGATGCCTACGCCGACACCGGCTTCGGGAAGCGGTCCGCGCTGCTGGACCTCGGGGCGGCGGCCGACCGGGAGGCCTTCGAACGGCTGCTGGCGGAGGCCGACGTGGTGGTCACCGGGTACCGGCCGGGCGCGCTGGAGCGGTACGGGCTCTCGGCCGAGGAACTGCTGGAGCGGCGGCCGGGGCTGGTGGTGGCCCAGCTGTGCGCGTGGGGATGGAGCGGGAACGGTCCCTGGGCCGGGCGGCGCGGGTTCGACTCGCTCGTGCAGGCCGGGTACGGGATCGCGGCGCGCGAGGCGGGGCCGGACGGGACGCCGGGGGTGCTGCCCGCGCAGGCACTGGACCACGGGACGGGGTACCTGATGGCGGCCGGGGTGCTGCGGGCGCTGGCGGACGGGGGCGGGCGGGCGCTGCGGTACTCGCTGGCGGGGACGGGGTCGTGGCTCGTCCGGGGGGTCGCGGCGGGGGCGGCTCCCTTGGCGGGGGGCCGGGGCGCTGTCGCGTACGACGCGGGGGTGTGGCTGCGGGAGGTGGCGTCGGGGTACGGGGTGCTGCGCCATGCCGTTTCGCCTGTCGGCGGGGGGCCGGGGGGTGGGTGGCTGCGGGGGCCGTCGCGGTTCGGGACCGATGCCGCTGAGTGGGCGGGGTGA
- a CDS encoding MerR family transcriptional regulator produces the protein MAEAAGITVRTLRFYRERKLLPPPRREGRIAWYDDHHLARLRTIAALLERGHTLGGIAELTAAFESGRDVGQLSELLGIGWSQETPVRLTPQALADYFEGEVTPENLAASLDLGYLATDGDEIVHVSRNLLDVSSALVREGIPLAAVLETGRRVRAHADALAALFTELMEAHLPEGAVPRLRPLAKSVVEAELTMAMDRLLAARDRPQAP, from the coding sequence CTGGCCGAGGCGGCCGGCATCACCGTGCGCACCCTGCGCTTCTACCGCGAGCGCAAACTGCTCCCGCCACCGCGCCGCGAGGGCCGCATCGCCTGGTACGACGACCACCACCTGGCCCGGCTGCGCACCATCGCCGCCCTGCTGGAGCGCGGCCACACCCTGGGCGGGATCGCCGAGCTGACCGCCGCCTTCGAGAGCGGCCGCGACGTCGGCCAGCTCAGCGAGCTGCTCGGCATCGGCTGGTCCCAGGAGACCCCGGTCCGGCTCACCCCGCAGGCCCTGGCCGACTACTTCGAGGGCGAGGTCACCCCGGAGAACCTGGCGGCCTCGCTCGACCTCGGCTACCTCGCCACCGACGGGGACGAGATCGTCCACGTCAGCCGCAACCTCCTCGACGTCTCCTCCGCGCTGGTCCGCGAGGGGATCCCGCTGGCCGCCGTCCTGGAGACCGGCCGCCGGGTGCGCGCCCACGCGGACGCCCTGGCCGCCCTGTTCACCGAGCTGATGGAGGCCCACCTGCCCGAGGGGGCCGTACCGCGGCTGCGCCCGCTCGCCAAGAGCGTGGTGGAGGCGGAACTGACGATGGCCATGGACCGCCTCCTGGCCGCACGGGACCGCCCTCAGGCTCCGTAG
- a CDS encoding flavin-containing monooxygenase, with product MGDGHAGEREREHVRVAVVGSGFGGLGAAVRLRREGVTDFVVLERADSVGGTWRDNDYPGCACDVPSHLYSFSFAPNPDWPRTFSGQPHIRAYLEHVADTFGLRPHLRLNTEVEMMRWDADELRWEIETSRGSFTADMVVSATGPLSDPKMPEIPGLASFPGKVFHSARWEHDYDLRGKRVAMIGTGASAIQIVPAIAPDVERLTLFQRTPPWVMPRTDRAISAGERWLHRQLPFTRAARRGLLWGIRELQVGAFTKHPGRLGLIESLAKANMARSIKDPALRAKLTPSYRIGCKRILLSSEYYPALARPNVDLVASGLKEIRGSVLVAADGTETEADAIVFGTGFHVTDMPIADRVVGDGGRTLAEEWKDGMQSLRGATAAGFPNWMTIIGPNTGLGNSSMILMIESQLSYMADYVRQLGLLTTNRPGGRTALAARPSAVHAWNRRVQDRMKRTVWNTGGCTSWYLDANGRNTTVWPGTTAEFRRETRSVDLAEYEVLRGREKGREPAPAPEAAGVPEVVTGAVSVGAEDGAA from the coding sequence ATGGGCGACGGACACGCGGGTGAGCGTGAGCGTGAGCACGTACGGGTGGCGGTGGTCGGGTCCGGATTCGGCGGACTCGGGGCGGCCGTCCGGCTCCGGCGCGAGGGGGTCACGGACTTCGTGGTCCTGGAGCGCGCGGACTCGGTGGGCGGGACCTGGCGCGACAACGACTACCCGGGGTGCGCGTGCGACGTGCCGTCGCACCTCTACTCCTTCTCCTTCGCCCCCAACCCCGACTGGCCGCGCACCTTCTCCGGCCAGCCGCACATCCGCGCCTACCTGGAGCACGTCGCCGACACCTTCGGCCTGCGCCCGCACCTCCGGCTGAACACCGAGGTCGAGATGATGCGCTGGGACGCCGACGAGCTGCGCTGGGAGATCGAGACCTCCCGGGGCTCCTTCACCGCCGACATGGTCGTCTCCGCGACCGGGCCGCTGTCCGACCCGAAGATGCCGGAGATCCCCGGGCTCGCCTCCTTCCCCGGCAAGGTCTTCCACTCCGCGCGCTGGGAACACGACTACGACCTGCGCGGCAAGCGCGTCGCGATGATCGGGACCGGCGCCTCGGCCATCCAGATCGTGCCCGCCATCGCGCCCGACGTGGAGCGGCTGACCCTCTTCCAGCGCACCCCGCCGTGGGTGATGCCGCGCACCGACCGCGCCATCAGCGCAGGGGAGCGCTGGCTGCACCGCCAGCTGCCCTTCACCCGCGCCGCGCGCCGCGGGCTGCTCTGGGGCATCCGCGAACTCCAGGTCGGCGCCTTCACCAAGCACCCGGGCCGGCTCGGCCTGATCGAATCCCTGGCCAAGGCCAATATGGCCCGTTCCATCAAGGACCCGGCGCTGCGGGCCAAGCTGACGCCGTCGTACCGCATCGGCTGCAAGCGGATCCTGCTCTCCAGCGAGTACTACCCGGCGCTCGCCCGGCCGAACGTGGACCTCGTGGCCTCCGGGCTGAAGGAGATCCGCGGCTCGGTGCTGGTCGCCGCCGACGGTACGGAGACCGAGGCCGACGCGATCGTCTTCGGTACGGGCTTCCACGTCACGGACATGCCGATCGCGGACCGCGTGGTGGGCGACGGGGGCAGGACCCTCGCGGAGGAGTGGAAGGACGGGATGCAGTCCCTGCGCGGGGCCACCGCCGCGGGCTTCCCGAACTGGATGACGATCATCGGGCCGAACACCGGGCTCGGGAACAGCTCGATGATCCTGATGATCGAGTCGCAGCTGAGCTACATGGCCGACTACGTCCGCCAGCTCGGCCTCCTCACGACGAACCGGCCCGGCGGGCGCACGGCGCTCGCCGCGCGCCCCTCCGCCGTGCACGCCTGGAACCGGCGCGTGCAGGACCGGATGAAGCGGACCGTCTGGAACACCGGCGGCTGCACCAGCTGGTACCTCGACGCGAACGGGCGCAACACCACCGTGTGGCCGGGGACGACCGCGGAGTTCCGGCGCGAGACCCGGTCGGTGGACCTCGCCGAGTACGAGGTCCTGCGCGGCCGGGAGAAGGGCCGGGAGCCCGCCCCCGCACCCGAAGCCGCCGGAGTCCCCGAAGTGGTCACCGGAGCGGTCTCCGTCGGCGCCGAGGACGGCGCCGCGTGA